In Psychrobacter sp. P11G3, a single genomic region encodes these proteins:
- the pqqD gene encoding pyrroloquinoline quinone biosynthesis peptide chaperone PqqD has translation MSIPASLPELDQSIVPVWRHGYRFQFEPAQNAYVLLYPEGMIKLNDSASIIGQHIDGQASIADIIQKVQAMFGDIPEIEQDIIEYMLVAQREHWIDLV, from the coding sequence ATGAGTATACCTGCTAGCTTACCTGAGCTGGATCAATCCATCGTACCGGTATGGCGTCACGGTTATCGTTTTCAGTTTGAGCCTGCGCAAAACGCCTATGTCCTACTTTACCCTGAAGGCATGATTAAGCTCAATGACAGTGCCAGCATCATTGGGCAACATATTGATGGTCAAGCGTCCATTGCTGATATTATCCAAAAGGTACAAGCTATGTTTGGCGATATTCCCGAAATCGAACAAGACATCATTGAATATATGCTGGTCGCCCAGCGTGAACATTGGATTGATTTAGTATGA
- the pqqC gene encoding pyrroloquinoline-quinone synthase PqqC yields MQEENTALSPEAFEQAIMAKGQYYHIYHPFHIMMHEGKATQQQIQAWVANRFYYQINIPLKDAAIMANCPDQRVRQEWIQRMIDQDGVYPDGGGREAWLGLAEAVGLTREQVISEELVLPSVRFAVDAYVNFARRTSWREAASSSLTELFAPQIHQSRLESWPKHYPWIKEQGYTYFRSRLSQARRDVEHGLTITLDSFKTAEQQERMLEILQFKLDILWTILDALSLAYVHNQAPYQSVTTDNVWHKGLFK; encoded by the coding sequence ATGCAAGAAGAAAACACAGCGCTAAGCCCAGAAGCGTTTGAACAAGCGATTATGGCTAAGGGTCAGTATTATCATATTTATCATCCCTTTCATATCATGATGCATGAAGGCAAAGCGACACAGCAGCAAATCCAAGCGTGGGTCGCCAATCGATTTTATTATCAGATCAATATCCCATTGAAAGACGCAGCTATTATGGCAAACTGTCCTGATCAGCGCGTGCGTCAAGAATGGATCCAGCGCATGATTGATCAAGATGGTGTGTATCCTGACGGCGGTGGACGTGAGGCATGGTTAGGTCTGGCAGAAGCAGTTGGTCTGACTCGTGAGCAAGTGATTTCTGAAGAGCTAGTGCTACCGAGTGTGCGTTTTGCCGTGGATGCCTATGTGAATTTTGCGCGGCGGACGTCATGGCGAGAAGCCGCCAGTAGCTCCCTGACTGAGCTGTTTGCCCCGCAAATTCACCAGTCACGTTTAGAGTCATGGCCCAAGCATTACCCTTGGATAAAGGAGCAAGGCTATACCTATTTCCGCTCACGCTTGAGTCAAGCGCGCCGCGATGTTGAGCATGGTCTGACCATCACACTCGACTCATTCAAAACCGCCGAGCAACAAGAGCGTATGCTTGAGATCCTACAGTTTAAGCTCGATATCTTATGGACGATCTTGGATGCATTGAGCTTGGCCTATGTGCATAATCAAGCCCCTTATCAAAGCGTTACCACTGACAATGTTTGGCATAAAGGATTATTCAAATGA
- the pqqB gene encoding pyrroloquinoline quinone biosynthesis protein PqqB, translated as MYIHVLGSAAGGGFPQWNCNCDNCHGVRQGTIQAKTRTQSSIAISENGVDWILFNASPDIRQQLFEFKAAQPARQLRDTGITNVVLMDSQLDHTTGLLTLREGCPIPVWCTDMVYQDLTTGFPLFNMLKHWNGGLQYNQIDPEKTFKIEGFDNLELTPLVIRSSAPPYSPHRNDPHDGDNIALIVKDLKTQKQLFYAPGLGKIDAQVMQIMKSSDCVMIDGTLWTDNEMQECGVGTKTGQDMGHLHISGEDGSLHSLDQLDNARKVLIHINNTNPILNEQSEQAATLKQHGVEVAFDGMQIEL; from the coding sequence ATGTATATTCACGTTTTAGGCTCAGCTGCTGGTGGCGGTTTCCCGCAGTGGAACTGTAATTGCGATAATTGCCACGGTGTGCGTCAAGGCACGATTCAGGCAAAAACCCGCACCCAATCTTCGATAGCCATATCAGAAAATGGTGTGGATTGGATCTTATTCAACGCATCCCCTGATATCCGCCAACAATTATTTGAGTTCAAGGCGGCACAGCCAGCACGTCAATTGAGAGATACAGGTATCACCAATGTAGTCTTAATGGACAGTCAACTTGACCATACGACGGGGCTATTGACCCTGCGTGAAGGTTGTCCAATTCCTGTTTGGTGTACTGACATGGTCTATCAAGATCTAACAACAGGATTTCCTCTCTTTAATATGTTAAAGCACTGGAATGGCGGCTTGCAATATAATCAAATTGATCCAGAAAAGACGTTTAAGATTGAAGGATTTGACAATTTAGAATTGACGCCTTTAGTGATTAGAAGCTCTGCACCGCCCTACTCTCCGCACCGCAACGACCCGCATGATGGCGACAATATTGCCCTGATTGTAAAAGACTTAAAAACACAAAAACAACTATTTTATGCGCCAGGTCTCGGTAAAATTGACGCTCAAGTGATGCAAATCATGAAAAGCTCTGATTGCGTAATGATTGACGGTACGCTATGGACGGACAATGAGATGCAAGAGTGCGGCGTCGGTACGAAGACCGGCCAAGACATGGGACATTTGCATATTAGTGGTGAAGATGGCTCGCTGCATTCTCTAGATCAGTTAGATAACGCTCGTAAGGTGCTGATCCATATCAATAACACCAATCCGATATTGAATGAACAGTCTGAACAAGCCGCGACATTAAAACAACATGGTGTTGAAGTAGCGTTTGATGGTATGCAGATTGAGCTGTAA
- the pqqA gene encoding pyrroloquinoline quinone precursor peptide PqqA: protein MQWTKPAFQDIRIGFEVTMYFEAR, encoded by the coding sequence ATGCAGTGGACCAAACCAGCTTTTCAAGACATTCGTATCGGTTTCGAAGTGACTATGTATTTCGAAGCACGCTAA
- a CDS encoding 3-hydroxyacyl-CoA dehydrogenase translates to MTYKNVTVAGSGILGYQIAFQAAFHDFNVSVYDINDEVLEKAKSKFQLMCKAFRKDLRATQEQLDKAFDNLSYTSDLAEAVKDADLMIEAIPEIPEIKIEFYEKLAKLAPEKTIFATNTSTLLPSQFAESTGRPAQFLALHFANKIWMHNVAEIMGHPGTDPKVFDEVVAFATAIGMVAMPLDKEQPGYIMNSLLAPFIDAALQLVAKEVADPHTIDKTWMIVTGAPSGPFAILDTIGINTAYNITKLSAEKTQNPVRFKAAQYLKEQLIDQNKLGFATGEGFYTYPNPAFMQPDFLK, encoded by the coding sequence ATGACGTATAAAAATGTAACTGTCGCGGGAAGCGGCATCCTAGGCTACCAAATTGCTTTTCAGGCCGCATTTCATGATTTTAATGTCAGTGTCTATGACATCAATGATGAGGTTTTAGAAAAAGCAAAGTCAAAATTTCAATTGATGTGCAAGGCTTTTCGAAAGGATTTGAGGGCAACTCAAGAGCAGTTGGATAAGGCTTTTGATAATCTCAGCTACACCTCAGACTTAGCAGAAGCAGTCAAAGATGCTGATCTAATGATTGAAGCCATTCCCGAGATTCCTGAAATTAAAATCGAATTTTATGAAAAACTTGCCAAACTAGCGCCAGAGAAAACCATCTTTGCGACCAATACCTCAACCTTACTTCCTAGCCAGTTTGCAGAATCAACGGGACGACCTGCGCAGTTTTTAGCGCTACATTTTGCCAATAAAATTTGGATGCATAATGTCGCCGAAATCATGGGACATCCTGGGACAGATCCTAAAGTATTTGATGAGGTTGTTGCTTTTGCTACTGCCATCGGTATGGTGGCAATGCCGCTGGATAAGGAGCAACCCGGCTATATCATGAACAGTTTGTTGGCGCCTTTTATAGATGCAGCTTTGCAATTGGTTGCAAAAGAAGTTGCCGATCCACATACGATAGATAAAACGTGGATGATAGTAACTGGCGCGCCGTCAGGCCCCTTTGCCATATTGGACACTATCGGTATCAACACTGCCTACAACATCACAAAACTATCTGCTGAAAAAACTCAAAATCCTGTGAGGTTCAAGGCTGCTCAATATTTAAAAGAGCAATTAATCGATCAAAACAAACTAGGATTCGCGACTGGTGAAGGTTTCTACACTTATCCAAACCCAGCCTTTATGCAGCCTGATTTTTTGAAATAA
- a CDS encoding LysR family transcriptional regulator: MGKADDMVLFVQVVDEGSFSRVAEKLSLTNSVVSKRIARLEESLNAQLLYRTTRKLSLTDAGRTLYNKAKIAKFAFQEAENAVTGYGEDMKGNIRITMPAVSANLILSESIAEFCKQHPEISVDLQITNRLVDLIEEGFDLAIRTAELEDSSLIARRLIDSQWVICATPDYLERHGTPQTPEQLRSHECLVYKFDHTANGIWPLYIDGTEQLLPVQGRFHSNHLNAIKQATLSDLGIAFLPQALVYEEMQQNTLTQILQRFTRKKMGMYAVYPKARQPDQKLKLLVAHLRESLHQKQAYYC, from the coding sequence ATGGGCAAAGCTGACGATATGGTTTTATTCGTCCAAGTGGTTGATGAAGGGTCATTTTCTCGGGTCGCTGAAAAGCTGTCATTAACGAATTCAGTGGTAAGTAAACGCATTGCAAGATTAGAAGAAAGCTTAAATGCACAGCTACTGTATAGGACAACCAGAAAGTTAAGCTTAACCGATGCAGGAAGGACGCTTTATAACAAAGCTAAAATCGCTAAATTTGCCTTTCAGGAAGCTGAAAATGCCGTTACAGGCTATGGTGAGGACATGAAAGGCAACATACGTATAACCATGCCAGCGGTCTCTGCAAATCTAATATTGAGCGAATCCATTGCCGAATTCTGTAAACAACACCCAGAAATATCAGTAGATTTACAGATTACCAATCGATTGGTTGATTTGATAGAAGAAGGATTTGATCTGGCGATAAGGACAGCAGAGCTTGAAGACTCATCACTCATTGCAAGACGTCTTATAGATAGCCAGTGGGTCATATGTGCGACACCAGACTATTTAGAGCGACACGGTACACCTCAAACCCCTGAACAATTACGGAGTCATGAGTGTTTGGTCTATAAGTTTGATCATACGGCGAATGGTATATGGCCGCTATATATAGATGGTACGGAGCAACTGCTTCCTGTACAGGGTCGGTTTCATAGCAATCATCTTAATGCGATTAAACAAGCGACTCTCAGCGACCTAGGTATCGCCTTTTTACCACAAGCTCTTGTTTATGAAGAGATGCAGCAAAATACGCTCACTCAAATTTTGCAACGCTTTACACGAAAGAAAATGGGCATGTATGCGGTTTACCCCAAGGCACGGCAACCGGACCAAAAGTTGAAACTGCTTGTAGCGCATCTGCGAGAATCATTACATCAAAAACAGGCTTACTACTGCTAA
- the dld gene encoding D-lactate dehydrogenase, translating into MSDTQSLNKERHMPSLNRASSNLFSSNIAHQDQDTLHPEQVLDKLTHLLGAGNVQADPEKNEHYRMGWRSGGGSALAVLFPQTLLEIWRSLEICVEGDCIIIMQAAKTGLTEGSTPSGNDYDRPVVVINTLAMNQLYLVNDNEQVISLPGATLHQLQSQLKAVNRAPHSVIGSSTLGASIIGGVSNNSGGALVKRGPAYTELALFAQIDKHGQLVLVNHLDVELGDTPEEILTNLQTGNFDKRALPDTGKLASDKEYIARVKDVEASTPSRFNADKRRLYEASGCAGKLAVFAVRLDTYPTAVKEKTFYIGTNSVSELAQLRRQILSSFDNIPEVGEYMHRDIFDVSAKYGKDTFLSIKHLGTNALPRLFSIKGAMDAKFHKWSWMPKHFTDKVMQFVANIFPKHLPKRMLEYRDQYEHHLILKMSDAGIAEAQDFLKVFFDASNTGNYFECSQEESESAFLHRFAAAGAALRYEVIHEKDVGDILALDIAIPRNELEWLETLPEDIEQHLEKKLYYGHFFCYVFHQDYILKKGSDAHLVKKMMLELLSARGAKYPAEHNVGHLYEAEPDLQNFYASLDPTNTFNPGIGKMPKTKRNCSCCL; encoded by the coding sequence ATGAGTGACACACAATCACTAAATAAAGAGCGTCATATGCCGTCATTAAATAGAGCTTCATCAAACCTTTTCTCATCAAATATAGCGCATCAAGACCAAGACACACTTCATCCTGAGCAAGTATTAGACAAGCTAACCCATTTACTGGGAGCCGGCAATGTACAGGCCGATCCAGAAAAAAATGAACACTATAGAATGGGGTGGCGCTCTGGTGGCGGCAGCGCTTTGGCTGTTTTGTTTCCGCAAACGTTGCTGGAGATTTGGCGTAGTCTAGAGATATGTGTGGAAGGCGACTGCATTATTATCATGCAAGCAGCAAAAACGGGACTGACTGAAGGCTCAACCCCGAGCGGTAATGACTACGATAGACCAGTTGTTGTGATCAATACCCTTGCAATGAATCAGTTGTATTTGGTGAATGATAACGAGCAAGTGATTAGCTTACCTGGCGCCACGTTGCACCAGTTGCAAAGTCAGCTTAAAGCCGTAAATAGAGCGCCTCACTCGGTCATCGGTTCATCGACGTTAGGTGCATCTATTATTGGCGGTGTCTCTAATAATTCTGGTGGGGCTCTGGTGAAAAGAGGTCCTGCTTATACTGAGCTGGCATTGTTTGCCCAAATAGACAAGCACGGTCAGCTAGTGCTGGTTAACCACCTAGACGTAGAGTTAGGAGATACCCCAGAAGAAATACTCACTAACTTGCAAACAGGTAATTTTGATAAAAGAGCATTACCTGACACTGGCAAGCTCGCATCTGACAAAGAGTACATCGCTAGAGTAAAAGATGTTGAAGCAAGCACACCAAGTCGTTTTAATGCGGATAAGCGAAGACTGTATGAAGCAAGCGGCTGCGCTGGCAAGCTTGCCGTGTTTGCAGTACGTCTTGATACCTATCCAACAGCTGTAAAAGAGAAAACATTTTATATAGGTACCAACAGTGTGAGTGAGCTTGCACAGCTCAGGAGGCAAATATTATCAAGCTTCGATAATATTCCGGAAGTAGGTGAGTACATGCATCGTGATATATTCGATGTATCCGCTAAATACGGAAAAGACACGTTCCTGAGTATTAAGCATCTTGGTACCAATGCCTTACCTAGACTATTTTCTATCAAAGGTGCTATGGATGCAAAATTCCATAAATGGTCATGGATGCCAAAGCATTTCACTGACAAAGTCATGCAATTCGTCGCCAATATATTTCCAAAGCATTTACCGAAGCGAATGCTAGAGTATCGCGACCAATATGAGCATCATTTAATCTTAAAAATGAGTGATGCTGGAATAGCAGAAGCACAGGATTTTCTGAAGGTGTTTTTCGACGCTTCAAATACGGGTAACTATTTTGAATGTAGTCAAGAAGAATCAGAAAGCGCCTTTTTACATCGCTTTGCCGCAGCAGGTGCCGCACTAAGGTATGAAGTCATACATGAAAAAGACGTCGGCGATATATTGGCATTAGATATTGCCATACCACGTAACGAATTAGAATGGCTCGAAACGCTACCTGAAGACATTGAACAGCATTTGGAGAAGAAACTCTATTATGGACACTTCTTTTGTTATGTGTTTCATCAAGACTATATTCTGAAGAAGGGCAGTGATGCACATCTTGTTAAAAAGATGATGTTAGAGCTACTGAGCGCACGTGGAGCCAAATATCCTGCTGAGCATAATGTCGGACACCTATACGAAGCGGAACCTGATTTGCAGAACTTTTATGCAAGCTTAGACCCAACCAATACCTTTAATCCGGGTATTGGTAAAATGCCGAAAACCAAACGTAATTGCTCGTGCTGTCTATAA
- a CDS encoding NAD-dependent malic enzyme, giving the protein MSNKRPLYIPVAGPALLETPLLNKGSAFSSEERSSFNLTGLLPHNIETIEEQSLRAYHQLSSFTDAMDKHIYLRNIQDTNETLFHHLIEQHIEEVMPLIYTPTVGQACEKFSQIYRRKRGLFISYPERHKIDDMLQNATKQNVKVIVVTDGERILGLGDQGIGGMGIPIGKLSLYTACGGISPAYCLPILLDVGTNNQQLLDDPMYMGWRNPRISGDEYNEFVDLFIQAVKRRWPEVLLQFEDFAQENATPLLNKYRDQLCCFNDDIQGTAAVSVGTLIAACLNKGQKLSQQNIAFLGAGSAGCGIAEHIIRQMQREGLTEEQARSQVFMVDRYGLLTDGMTELQKFQEPLVQKESAIASWDKSKKLGLAQVVKQAKITVLFGVSGQKGLFTQEVIESLCANTEHPIVLPLSNPTSRVEATPQEVMNWSKGKAIVATGSPFPHTTYNGQSFEVSQCNNSYIFPGIGLGVLAARASGISDNMLTAASQALADISMEYEKAPGAILPPIKVIREISEKIAYAVALQAAQDKLALPITSENLQRRLKANFWLPEYRNYRRTSF; this is encoded by the coding sequence ATGTCAAACAAGCGTCCTTTATATATTCCTGTTGCTGGACCCGCTCTTTTAGAGACACCTTTACTGAATAAAGGTAGTGCTTTTTCATCAGAAGAACGTAGTAGCTTTAATTTAACGGGGCTATTACCTCATAATATTGAAACGATTGAGGAGCAATCATTACGTGCTTATCATCAACTAAGCTCATTCACTGACGCGATGGATAAGCATATTTACTTGCGTAACATCCAAGATACCAATGAAACCTTATTTCATCATCTCATTGAGCAGCATATCGAAGAAGTCATGCCGCTCATTTATACCCCAACCGTTGGTCAGGCGTGTGAAAAATTCTCGCAAATTTATCGTCGTAAACGTGGTTTGTTTATCTCATATCCTGAGCGTCACAAAATCGACGATATGCTACAAAATGCCACCAAACAAAACGTTAAAGTGATCGTTGTTACTGACGGTGAACGTATATTGGGCCTAGGGGATCAGGGTATTGGCGGTATGGGTATTCCAATCGGTAAGTTGTCTTTATACACGGCTTGTGGTGGTATTAGCCCAGCTTATTGTCTACCTATTTTGCTGGATGTCGGCACCAATAACCAACAGCTGCTTGACGATCCTATGTATATGGGCTGGAGAAATCCGCGCATCTCTGGCGATGAATATAATGAATTTGTGGACTTATTCATTCAAGCCGTTAAGCGCCGTTGGCCAGAAGTGTTATTGCAGTTTGAAGATTTTGCTCAGGAAAACGCGACACCATTATTGAATAAATATCGTGATCAGCTATGCTGCTTTAATGATGATATTCAAGGGACTGCTGCGGTATCGGTTGGTACTCTGATTGCAGCGTGTCTAAATAAAGGTCAAAAACTTAGCCAACAGAATATCGCATTTTTAGGAGCAGGATCTGCGGGTTGCGGTATTGCTGAGCATATCATTCGCCAAATGCAGCGTGAAGGATTGACTGAAGAGCAAGCTCGTAGTCAAGTATTCATGGTTGATCGCTATGGCTTGCTAACAGATGGCATGACAGAGCTGCAAAAATTCCAAGAACCGTTAGTACAAAAAGAATCAGCTATTGCCAGCTGGGATAAAAGCAAGAAACTCGGCTTAGCGCAAGTGGTTAAACAAGCAAAAATCACCGTATTATTTGGTGTTAGCGGACAAAAAGGTCTGTTTACCCAAGAAGTGATCGAGTCGCTATGTGCTAATACTGAGCACCCAATTGTACTACCACTTTCAAATCCAACGTCTCGTGTGGAAGCAACGCCGCAAGAAGTCATGAATTGGAGTAAAGGTAAGGCAATTGTTGCGACGGGTAGTCCGTTTCCTCATACCACTTATAACGGTCAGTCTTTTGAGGTTTCTCAGTGTAATAACAGCTATATTTTCCCGGGTATTGGTCTAGGTGTTTTAGCAGCACGTGCGTCAGGTATCAGCGATAATATGCTAACGGCGGCAAGCCAAGCCCTTGCAGATATATCAATGGAATACGAAAAAGCACCTGGTGCCATCCTACCGCCGATCAAAGTTATCAGAGAGATCAGTGAAAAAATAGCGTATGCAGTGGCATTGCAAGCGGCTCAAGATAAGCTAGCACTACCTATCACATCGGAGAATTTACAACGCCGATTAAAAGCGAACTTTTGGTTACCTGAATATCGTAACTATCGCCGTACTTCTTTCTAG
- a CDS encoding BCCT family transporter gives MRQKRRQPLTNLPIKVATKGFYEGFNKDVTITAKILLGLLILWAVIFPENSLSILGSINSFLLNHFSTWYILCVAFFLVLALLLAFIPRYGKLILGDQGDKPEFSNFSWFSMIFGAGIGVGMLTFATAEPMYHFANNPEVIKGMATGYGADNVRYAYKWAFLHWGFSAWICYSLVGLSMAYFSFRRKLPLTIRSGLAPLFGKKLSGRLGDTIDIVAVIATILGVAQTLGFGVEQFVSSMHRVGMGEWLINADGKSSATAIIVALIVIVGVATLSALSGLGKGVKWLSNINMWLSLVLFAFFLIFGSTFFGLQSFFVGLFDYVVALPELLVTVWQPNGTPVGDTLSTWQKDWSVFYWAWWIAFGPFVGVFFARISRGRSIRAYLLGTVVLPALMCFIWFSVVGGTAIDLTLSGIAGDAISGVGQEAQLLAMLDVMLSPGFAWIMAILVLVLLLTYLVTTLDSAILVINTINSGGNEGPKGRPHIIFWGVILALVVGVLLISGGLGAIKTAMVIGALPFSFVMVLMGISLVKAILYDTSPDKTSTINAVDKQ, from the coding sequence ATGAGACAGAAACGCAGACAACCTTTAACCAATTTACCGATTAAGGTAGCAACAAAAGGCTTTTACGAGGGGTTTAATAAAGACGTTACGATTACTGCCAAAATTCTACTTGGTTTGCTCATTCTCTGGGCTGTCATCTTTCCTGAGAACTCACTCTCCATACTAGGCTCAATCAATAGCTTTTTGCTCAATCACTTTTCGACATGGTACATCTTATGTGTGGCCTTTTTCTTAGTATTAGCATTGCTTCTAGCGTTTATTCCACGCTATGGCAAGCTCATTTTAGGAGATCAAGGGGATAAACCTGAGTTCTCCAACTTTTCATGGTTTTCAATGATCTTCGGCGCAGGTATTGGGGTTGGCATGTTAACCTTTGCAACCGCAGAACCTATGTATCATTTTGCAAACAATCCTGAAGTTATTAAAGGTATGGCAACAGGCTATGGTGCCGATAATGTACGTTACGCCTATAAATGGGCATTTCTACATTGGGGTTTTAGCGCATGGATTTGCTATTCCTTAGTCGGGCTCTCAATGGCATATTTTTCCTTTAGACGCAAACTACCACTTACCATTCGTTCAGGGCTAGCGCCATTATTTGGCAAAAAACTGTCAGGTAGGCTCGGTGATACAATCGATATTGTCGCTGTTATTGCAACGATTTTGGGTGTAGCACAAACACTAGGATTTGGGGTCGAGCAATTTGTTTCTAGTATGCATCGCGTTGGTATGGGTGAATGGTTAATCAATGCTGACGGCAAGTCGTCAGCCACAGCGATTATCGTTGCATTGATTGTCATCGTTGGAGTAGCAACACTCTCTGCTCTTTCTGGCCTTGGTAAAGGTGTAAAATGGTTATCCAATATAAATATGTGGCTAAGTCTTGTTCTTTTTGCATTTTTCTTAATATTTGGTTCTACCTTCTTCGGTCTACAGTCTTTTTTCGTAGGTCTGTTTGATTATGTTGTCGCTCTTCCTGAGCTCCTAGTGACTGTTTGGCAGCCTAATGGCACACCTGTCGGTGACACACTTTCTACATGGCAAAAAGATTGGTCCGTTTTTTATTGGGCATGGTGGATCGCCTTTGGTCCTTTTGTTGGTGTGTTCTTTGCTCGTATTTCACGTGGTCGCAGCATTCGTGCTTATCTATTAGGGACTGTTGTACTACCGGCATTAATGTGTTTTATCTGGTTCTCAGTGGTAGGAGGAACCGCGATTGATTTAACGCTCAGTGGTATTGCTGGTGATGCGATTTCAGGTGTGGGCCAAGAAGCTCAGTTATTGGCGATGCTTGATGTGATGCTATCACCCGGTTTTGCTTGGATAATGGCCATTTTAGTTTTAGTCTTATTATTGACTTATTTAGTTACTACGTTAGATTCGGCAATTTTAGTTATCAATACTATTAACTCAGGTGGTAATGAAGGACCGAAAGGCCGGCCGCATATTATCTTTTGGGGTGTTATCTTAGCATTGGTTGTTGGAGTACTACTGATAAGCGGAGGCTTAGGTGCAATTAAAACAGCGATGGTAATAGGTGCCTTGCCTTTTAGTTTTGTAATGGTACTGATGGGGATATCTCTTGTGAAAGCCATTCTCTATGATACCAGTCCAGATAAGACATCCACTATAAATGCAGTCGACAAACAGTGA